GTGCCCGCGTGGTAGAGCCACGGCGGGCGGGCCACCGGGTGGCGGTGGCGCTGCCAGCCCGGATCAGGCAGCAGGTCGCGCGCGATGTCGCGCCAGTCTCCCGCCCAGAAGGTCTCCGCCTGCGGCTCCGCCCGCCGCAGGGCGCGGGCAGGAAGACGATCATCGAAGTGGCAGGATGGCCGGATGACTTCTCCGAAAGCCGACCTCCAGCGCTACCTGCAGCAAGGCCGCGAGGCCCTGCTGTGGAAGCTCGACGGACTGTCCGAGTACGACGTGCGCCGCCCGCTGGTGCCGACCGGCACCAACCTCCTGGGCGTGGTCAAGCATGTGGCCAGCGTCGAGGCTGGATACTTCGGCGACACGTTCGGCCGTCCGTTTCCCGAGCCGCTGCCGTGGTTCGCACCGGACGCAGAGGACAACGCCGACATGTGGGCGACCGCCGAGCAGTCCCGGGAGGACGTCGTCGGCCTCTATCGCCGGGTGTGGGCGCACTCCGACGCCACCATCGACGCGCTGGAGCTGGACTCGCCCGGCCGGGTGCCGTGGTGGAACCCCGAAACCAACACCGTCACGCTGCACCGGATCCTGGTGCACATGATCGCCGAGACGCACCGGCACGCAGGGCACGCCGACCTCGTACGCGAGCTGATCGACGGCGCCGTCGGGATGCGAGCGGACGCGACCAACATCCCCGGGGTCGATCCGGACTGGGCCGCCCTGCGCGACCGCATCGAGCAGGCCGCTCGCGACGCCGCCGGCTGAGCCACGCGACCGGCTCGGCTGCGCCGATCGTGGGTGACGGTCCGGGCCGTCGGCTTGCGACCGTCAAACGGTCCGGGCGCGCAGGCTCCGCGCCAGGGTGGGGATCATCACCGCCGCCGGGACGAGGTGGAGCACGACGAGGGCGGCGGTGGTGGCGCCGTCCGCGCCGCAGAGCAGGGGTGGAACCAGCGAGGTCGCCGTCAGCGACGCCGTCGTCCAGACGAATCGCCTGGCGGGGTGAGCGCTCCAGCGAAGAAGCGCCACGGCGATGACGACTCCCACGATCGAGAAGAAGCCGGTCACCACGGCGAACCCGGGCAACGGGATGGACTCGCCACCGTCGGGGATCTCGAAGTCGACGCCGGCCGCCTGGGCGAGTGCGGCGGCGAGCGTGGTCGCGACCATCGCCGCGAGCGTGGCGAGCAGGCCGACGGCGGCGAGCCCGCGCAGCCGGTGGGCGCGGGTGGTCCCGCCCGCCGCCGGACCGGCGCCGGCCTCGATGTCATCGATGCTGTCCATGTAGTTCCTCCATGACCTGGTGACCGGCGGTTGACGTGCAGGTGGGCGAGAGCGGTGACATCGGGCCTACTCCGTGCCGTCGGCAGGCAGGCGCTCCGGCAGCCCGAGCCGCGGGAACCGGTCGCTGTGGAAGGTGACGATCTCAGCGATCGCCCCGCCGGTGATGCGCAGGACGTCGATCGTCAGCGGCAGGTACGCACCCGCCTCCTCGCGCCAGTGGTAGAAGGCGACGGCGGGCTGGTGGTTCACCGAGGTGAGCACGGCTCGCAGGTTCTGCATGCCCTCGAAGCCGCTCTCGATCCAGTCCTTGACCACCGTGTCGCGGCCGATGTACAGGCCAGGCGTGGGCGGCATCGAGCAGCGGACGTCTTCGCGCAGCAGCGCGGCGATCGCGGCGACGTCCGTGGCCACGGCGGCGTCGGTATAGCGGCGCACCAGCTCGCGCGTCCCCGCGTCCGGTTCGCCACCGGTCCAGTCCTGCCGCTCGGCGGGAAGGTGCTCGCGCAGGCCGGCGCGGGCCCGCTGCAGCGCGCTGTTCACCGAGTTGACGGAGTCCCCGAGCAGCTCCGCGACATCTTTGGCCGGCCAGTCGAGCACGTCCCGCAGGAGCAGCACGGCCCGCGGGCGCGGCGCGAGGTGCTGGACCGCGACCACGTACGCCAGCTCGATCGTCTCCCGCGCGACGGCGACCGACTCCGGTTCGTCCGCGCCACCCGCGGGCAGCTCGTCGAGCAGCCGGTCCGGGTAGGGCTGCAGCCACCGGACCTCGCCGCCGGTCGCGGGCTCCGGACGGCTCTTGGCGAGCAGGTCCAGGCAGGCGTTGGTGGCGATCCGGTACAGCCAGGCCCGGAACGTCGAGCGCCCCTGGAAGGTCTCCCGGCGCCGCCAGGCACGCAGGAACGTCTCCTGCACGGCGTCCTCGGCGTCCTCGAACGAGCCGAGCATCCGGTAGCAGTGCACGTGCAGCTCCCGCCGGTGCCGCTCCGCCAGCCCCGAGAACGCCCGCTCGCCGACCTCGCCCAGCCCGCTGCCACCCGGTTCCTCCGGCCGCGCGTCCGTACTCATCACGTCATCCTTCCGCCTCGTCGTGTCCCGTCGTAGTTATGACGGGTACGGGCGCGACAACTCATCACCGGGCTGCTCGGACGGGGCCACCGGTGCGGTGACCGGCCAGGGCCGGGGGACCGTCCGACAGTGGTCCAGGGTCCTCGGACACCACTGGAGGCTGTGCCGTCCAGCTGACCGCTGTGCCGCGGCGTCGCCGGGGACCTGCGGCCGCCACCGGTTCGCGCGCATCTGCGTGAGCCGGCCGAAGCCCGGCGGTACGCGGAATGTACACGCTATATATGCGTACTCGTCTATGCTGCGGCCCACCCCGGCCACACTCCAGATGGGACACCACCCTTGTCGACCAGAATCCTGCGCGCCGTCGCGGGCGCGTCAGCCATGCTGCTGGCGCTGCTCGCGGTCGGCGCCGGCCCGGCCCGCGCGGCCGGGCCGATGCCGTTCTTCCAGCTCCCGTTCCCGTGCGGGGAGACCTGGCGGATGGCCACCTACAGCGGCCACGGCGCCTACAGCATCGACATGACCTACACGGGCGGCGGCAGCAGTGGCCGCGCGATCGTGGCCGCGGCGGGCGGTGTCGTCGCCGAGACCGGCTACGGCAGCCGCAGCGGCAACTACGCGATCATCGACCACGGCGGCGGCTGGCGCACCAACTACTACCACATGATCGAGGCGCCCTCGGTCGGCCGCGGTCAAGGGGTGGCCCAGGGCCAGCAGATCGGCCGGGTGGGCAGCACCGGCAACTCCACCGGCCCGCACCTGCACTATGAGGTCTGGCGCGACGGCGGCACGACCGAGGCCTATTTCAACGGCGTCCCGTCCGGCATGAACTGGGAAGGTGCGGCGGCCCGCAACATCACCAGCGCCAACTGCGGGCGCCCCCGGCGCGACCACGTCTCGGACTTCAGCGGCGACGGCTACGCGGACGTGCTCGGCGTGAACTCCGCCGGGAGCCTGCTGTACTACCCGAACAACGGGCTGGCGCTGAGCGCGGCGGTGCAGATCGGCCATGGCTGGGGCACGTTCAGGCACGTCGTGGCCGCTGATTTCAGCGGTGACGGGGCAGCTGACGTGATCGGTGCCGATGCCGACGGGCTGCTGTGGTACTACCCGAACAACGGCCTGGCGCTGTCGGCGCGGGTGCAGATAGGCCACGGCTGGGGCACGTTCAGGCACATCATGGCCGCGGACTTCAGCGGCGACGGTTACGCGGACGTGCTCGGCGTGAACTCCGCCGGGAACCTGCTCTATTACCCGAACAACGGGCTGGCGCTGAGCGCGGCGGTGCAGATCGGCCATGGCTGGGGCACGTTCAGGCACGTCGTGGCCGCTGATTTCAGCGGTGACGGGGCAGCTGACGTGATCGGGGTCGATGCGGACGGGCTGCTGTGGTACTACCCGAACAACGGGTTCGCGCTGTCGGCGCGGGTGCAGATCGGCCACGGCTGGGCGTCGTTCAGCCACGTCAACGCCGTCGACTTCAGTGGCGACGGGCACGCGGACATCCTCGGCGTCGATGCCGGCGGGCTGCTGTGGTACTACGCGAACAACGGGTTCGCGCTGTCGGCGCGGGTGCAGATCGGCCACGGCTGGGGCACGTTCAAGCACGTCATGTGAGGTTCCACCGCGGCGGCGGGCTGGTGCGCCGGAAGCTGCGCACCAGCCGGGCCGGCATGCCGGGCAGGCGCAGGCGCCGGGATCGTCCTCGATGATTCAGCGAAGAACCTCGGCGGGCGCGGTGCCGACGCGTGACAGATCCATGATCCAGTTGGTTCGCCAGGTCCGACCCTCGTCATACGAGAACGACTGCTGCCAGCGGGCAGCGTCCGCGCCGTCGGTGGTCCACTCGAAACGTACCTGCACCGGCAGGCCGCCGAGCACGTCGGCGCACTCGAACACGCCCCGCCCGTCGTGCCACGCACCCTCGACGGGCGGGTCGAGGTGTCCGGGCCGGCGGCTGGAAGCCCACCAGATCCGCCAGACCTGCCGCTGGGGATCGAACTGCCGCAGCGTGAATCCCTCGAAGGGCTCCTCGCCGGGCGGTGACTCGGTCCAGATCCGGTCGACATGGCCCAGACCTCCGAAGATCGGTTCCGCCTGCGCGTGGGCGTCGAACTCGACCCACTCGGTGCAGTTCGGGTCGGTGACCTCACGCAGCTTGCGGTTGCGTACGAGCCAGCGCCCGAAGATGAAGTCGAAGTCGGCACGGCCGTCGGTCATGGTGATCATCCCTCGCGTCGGTGGCTTGGCTGTCGCGATCATGCTGGCGACCACCGACAGAAACGGCGGCTTGACGCCGACCTTGTTGTAACAGAAACTGTTGCGACAAGGAGGGGTGATGGCGGCGAACAGCAGGCTGACGATCGCCGCGCACGCGCTGGCGTGGATGGCGCTGGCCCAGCGGCGCGGGCAGGCTCTGCTGACCTCGGACCAGGTCGCCGCCAGCGTGAACACCAACCCCGTGGTCATCCGGCGCAGCCTCGGTGACCTGCGCCGGGCGGGCCTGGTCGACGTGCGCCACGGCGCCGGGGCGGGCTGGAGCCTGGCGCGTCCGCCGCAGGACATCACCATGCTGGACGTCTACGACGCTGTCGAGCAGGATCCGCTGTTCGGCATGCACCGCACCGAACCCAATCTGGAGTGCCCGGTCGGCAGGGGCATCCGGCCCGCGCTGGGTCAGGTGTACGGGGAGATCGAACAGGCCCTGCGGCGCGAGCTGCAGCGCACCACGATCGCCGACGTGCTCCGGGAGACCTTGCAGGTGCGCTAGGCGGGGCCCGACCGGTGCACGGGCGTGCCTTTTGATGTAACAAGAGTTGTTCCAACAGGTGGAGGCTTCTCATGCACGGCGTACGGAACTCGGTCGTGGAACTGCGGCAGTACACGCTGCATCCCGGCCGGCGCGATGTTCTGATCGATCTCTTCGATCGAGAGTTCGTCGAGACGCAGGAAGCCGACGGTATGGCGGTGCTGGGGCAGTTTCGCGACCTGGATGATCCCGATCGGTTCGTCTGGCTGCGCGGGTTCGACGACATGCCGAGCCGCGCTCAGGCGCTGAGCCGCTTCTACGGTGGGCCGGTCTGGAAGGCGCACCGGGACCAGGCCAACGCCACGATGATCGACTCGGACGACGTGCTGCTGCTGCGGCCGGTGACGGCCGCCGCCGGATTCCCGGCCGCCGCCACGCCGCGTTCCCCGGTCGGCCACCCGTCACCGCCGCCGTCGATCGTCCTGGCGACGCTGTACTACCGCGACCATCCGTTCGACGAGGCGTTCGTGGACTTCTTCGACCACCGGATGCGCCCCTTGCTCGCCGAGACGGGAGCTGCGCCGCTGGCCTGCCTGCAGACCGAACACGCCGACAACGACTTCCCTGCCCTGCCCGTGCGCACAGGCGAGAACGCGTTCGTGTGGTTCACGCGCTTCGGCAGCACCGCCGCCCTCGACGACCACCAGGACCGGCTGCGAAGGTCGGACCGCTGGCGGGAACAGGTGCTACCCGACTTGTCGGCGATGCTCTCCGGTGCCCCGCAGCAGTTGCGGCTGACCCCGACCGCGAGGTCACTGCTGCGCTGAGCAGGCGGCGATCGAGCCGAGCCCCTGCGGTCCCGCCGTCGCGCGGGATCGCGGGACCTGGCTCACCTGCGGGCCCTGCCGGGGCCGCTGAGCATGTCATGCACATCGCCGAGGTCGGGGACGTCCGCGACCAGGGCGGCGACATGGGCGACGATCGACGCCCGGCCCGGATGCCGCGCCCACAGCTCGGGCGCCTCGCGCAGCAGCGTGGTCGCCGGCCTGGCCCAGTTCGTGACGCTGAACCAGCCCTCCGCGGCCCGGTATGCCGCCTCGCCGCCCATCAGCGGCGCCAGCCGCGCGACGGCACCCTGCAGGTGATCGTCCGCAGCCTCCGGATCCGGGAGCTTCTGCCCGGCACCGGCCCAGTGCCAGGCGTCCCGGAACCGCCACGCCTGCTCAAGCGAGCGCAGCAGGCCGTCGGCGACCGGCACGGCCAGCGCATCAGGCTCTGCCCCCAGCTCGACCAGGGCCCCGCACAGGATCGAGAACCGGCCGCCTGAGCCCACGCTCAGCCCGCTCAGCAGCCACGCGCACCGTTCGAGCGCGGCGGTGGCATCGCGCGGCGAGGCCTTCTGTGCGGCAGCCCACAGGCCCAGCGCCGCCTGCTCGAAGGCGGCCGGGTCCGCGGCCGCCTCGAGTTGATCGCAGTACTTGTCGACCTTGTGCCGGGCGCCGAAAAACATTCGCGGATGCTACCGCTCGGCGGCACCTGGCGCACCTGGCCGGTTTGTCGCAGTGCCCCGCAGGTCCCGGTCCAGGTCGGCCCGGTCAGCTCGCGCTATTCTTGGCGAAATGTGCGCCCCCGCAGGCTCCTCGCCGAACGCCCGTACCGCGATCCGTACGGCCGCCCGTTCCCGGCGTCGCGGCGGCGGACGGGTGGCGGGCTTGCTGGCCGTCGCCGTGCTTCTGGGGTCCGCCCTGTCCGGCTGCTCGAACGCCATGGCCGACCCGGAAGCGGACATACAGGCACGAACGTTGGCTCCTTCGCCCATAGCGCCCACCGAGTCGCGAAGCCCCGAGCCCGTCCGCATCGGCGACGCCACCGCCGCACCGGCCTGGCTGGGCACGCGAGTGCTGCCGGTGGGGCCGCAGGGGAGGGCGGCAGCCCAGCAGACCCCGCCCGAGCTGCGTCACCGGTCGATCATCACCGTCGACGACCTGCCGCCACCGGCGGACGGCCGCTTCCACGCCACCGTCCAGGCGGTGCCCGCCGACGTGCTCGCCCGATCCAGCTGGACGAAGGACTGCCCGATCGCCGCGGCCGACCTGCGCTACCTCACGGTCGTCTTCCGCGGGTTCGACGGGCGTGCCCACACCGGCGAGCTGCTGGCCAACGCCCGGGTGGCCGACGACCTGGTCACCGTGTTCGAGCGGCTCTTCGCCGCGGACTTCCCGATCGAGCGGATGCGGATCTCCAGCGCGGCTGAATTGAACGCGCCGTCGACCGGCGACGGCAACACCACCGAGGTGTTCGCCTGCCGTTCGGTGCGCGGCCGCAAGGCGTGGTCCCAGCACGCCTACGGCCTCGCCGTGGATCTCAACCCGTTTCAGAACCCGTACCAGAAGGGTGAGGTCGTCCTGCCGGAGCTGGCCACCTCCTACCTCGACCGGGCCGACGCGCGGCCTGGGATGGCGCAGCCCCGCGAGCAGGCCGTCCAGGCCTTCGCGGCGATCGGATGGGGATGGGGCGGCGACTACCGGTCGCTGAAGGACTACATGCACTTCTCCGCCAGCGGCGGCTGAGCCCTGCTGCGGACCCCGCGCCGACCGCTGTCGAACGGCCGGCGCGGGGTCGCGCCGAGGAGGCGCCTACGGGCCGACGGTCAGGGTCCAGGTGTCGATCCGGCCGACGTCGGCGGCCGCCGCGTCCTGTACGCGCAGCCGCCACGTGCCGTTGGCGGTCTCGCCGGACAGGTTCACCGGGTAGGTCTGGTGGATGTCGTCGGCGCTGCCGCCGGAGCGGTTGCTGAGCGAGTAGCTCGTCCCGTCCGGTGCGACCAGGCTGACCACGAGATCACCGCGGTACGGGTGGACGATGTGCACCTCCGCCGTCGACGACGCCGAGGCCGTGCCCGGGCAGCCGCTGATGGTGATGGTGCTCTCCACCGCGGCTCCGGCGTCCGGGATCGCCACGTCAGCCGGGTTGGTCGCCCGGCAGCCACCGGCCCCGTTGACGGTGAGCGTGTAGACCGCGGTGCGGGTGGCGCTGGTGCCCGTGCCGGTGACGGTGATCGGGTAGGTGCCCGGCGTGACCGAAGCGGTGGTGCTGAGGGTCAGCGCGGAGGTGCCGCCCGCCGCCACGGTCGACGGGTTGAACGTCGCGGTCACCCCCGCCGGCAGCCCGGCCGCCGACAGCGCCACGTTCTGCCCGGAGCCGCTGGTCACGGCCGTGGTGACCGTCGCGCTCAGCGTGCCGCCCGGGTTGGTCGCGCCCGCCGTCGGGGACACCGAGATCGCATAGTCGTTGCCGGTGGCCAGGCCGGTCTGCGCGATCGTCAGGGTGCTGGCGGCCGGGTTGAGCCGCAGCACGGCACCGGCCGGCGGCCGCAGCGTGTAGTCGTAGTCGGTGGAGATCACCACGAGGCCGATGCGGTGCCCGGCGGCGAACACGTGGTCCTTGGGCTGCATGGCGAAGTTCAGCGTGTACTCCGTGCCCTGGACGACCTTCTCGCTGGTGGCGCGGCTGTTGCGGTTCTGCGGGTCGATCCAGCCGCGGGTGACGACGACGGGGGTGGTGCTGGTGCCCGTGCCGCCGTAGTCGACGAGCAGCGCGGTGACGTTGGCGTCGTTGCGGTTGGTGACGGCGAGCCGGAGCGAGACCCGGGGCGAGCCGGTCAGCGTGACCGCGTTGGCCAGGTTGCCGGTCCGGTAGACCAGCCGGTTGCCGTTGGCGCTGTCCGGGTTCGCGACCAGCGTCGTCGCCGTGCTGGTGCGTCCGTTGTCGGTGAACTGCTGTGCCGACGTGCCGGCGGGGGTGCCGAGGGTCAGGCCGCCGGGTGCGGTGCCGGAGGCCGCGTCGAGCTTGAACACGGCCTCGGCGGCGGCGGGGTTGGGCCAGTCGGTGTACTGGCGCCAGGTGCCGTCCCGGAACTGGACCTCGGCCCGGGGTGTGGTGAGGATGCCGTTGTCGATCCCTTTCAGGAAGTACTCGAACCAGCGCTCGACCGTCGCCCGGTAGTCCGTGCGGGAGGTCGTGCCGTGGCCGCCGTTGTGCAGCCAGATCTTGCGGGGCACGTCGGCGGCCCGCAGCGCGTCCCACCACTGCGCGTAGTGCCGGCCCTTGACGTTCCAGTCGGCCTGGCCGTGGATGACGAACACGCCCGCGGTGACCTTGTCCGCCTTGCCGACGTAGTCACGGTCGGCCCAGAACTGCTTCCAGTCGCCGGTGATCCGGTCCTGGTCGGCCTCGATCTGGTTGATCCGGCTCGTGCAGTCGGTCCGGTCGAGCACGGCACGGGCCAGCACGTCGGCGTCCTCGCCCTGGTATCCGCCGGGGGCGACGACGAGCCCGTCGGCCCGGTAGTAGTCGTACCAGCTGGAGATCGCCGCGATCGGGACGATCGCCTTGAGGCCGGCGACGCCGGTGGTGGCGGCCATGTTCGGCAGCGTGCCGTTGTACGAGATGCCGATCATGCCGACGTTGCCGGTGCTCCACGACGCCGTCACCGGGGCGCCCGATGCGCTGAAGCCGCGGGCGCGGCCGTTGAGCCAGTCCACGACCGCGGTGGTGGCCCGCGTCTCCTGCATGTCTCCGCTGGTCGGGCAGCCTTCCGAGGCGCCGGTGCCGAGGCTGTGGCCGAGCACGACCGCGTACCCCTTGGGCACGAAGTAGTCGTCGTACCAGTCGGGCAGGTCCGGCACCGGCCTGGCGACGGCGACGCCCGCTCCGGCCGTGGGCGGCGCACCCGGGACGAGCGAGAACAGGTTCTCCTGCGGCAGGGCGCTGACGTTCACGCCGTGGTTGGCGGCGTTGGCCAGGCCGTTGCGGTACGGGCTCTGCTCGAACACGACGGGGAACGGCCCGCCCGTCGACGGCCGGGCGATGTCGATGGCGATCCGGTCGAGCCGCCCGTCGCCGTTGGAGTCCACGCCGGACTCGACGTAGACCCGCTCCTCGATCTGGGCGAGTGCGGCCTGAGACGGTGCGGCGCTCGCCGCGGCGGCCGGCACCGGGAGGGCTGCTGCGAGCAGCGCGACGGTGAGCGTGACGCGGTGGGGTAACCGCATGTGGCTTCCTTCCAGGGGTGTCGGACAGTCGCCGGATGTCGGTACAGCACGATGGTTGTCGATGTTGTCAGATCGACGATCGTGATTCAAGAAGGTCGGCTGGCGCTGCTCGTGGCAACGGCTGCGCGCTCCGCCGAACGGGTACGGCGGAGCGGGTCCGGAGCAAGGTCAGGGGGCGCCCCGCCGATCTGCGGAGCGCCCCGGTGTCGTACGCGGAGCTACGCTCCCTCGCGCGTCTCCAGACCCACCGCGGCCTTCAGCTCCTCGACGTCGGCGTGCAGCCGGGGTCGGTCGTCGGCTTCGGCGATGTGGTCCATCAGGTCGGCCAGGCCGTCGGCGATCGCGTTGAGCTTGTGCTGCACTGCCTTGTCCGCCCGGGTCTGGGTGTTCTGCAGCAGGGCGACCATGAGAAAGGTGACGATCGTCGTCGCCGTGTTGATGATCAGCTGCCAGGTGTCCAGGTCGCCGATGAGGAAGTAGGACGGCGCCCAGATCAGCACCAGCAGCACGCACAGCGAGAAGAACCAGGCCTTGGAGAAGAAGTTCGACGCGTGCGTGGCGAACCGGTCGAACGGTCCGAGGCCGGGGGTGATGTCGGAGGGCATCCGAGGCGGCGGTCCATCACCGGGACGGGCGGGTGTGTCGTGCTGCTGCGCGGGAACATTCGCCATGCCATGCCGATACCGGCTGGGGGACCTGCTCAAACCGTGAGGGTGCGCCGGTGGCGCGGGCAGGGCTACGCCACCGGCCGCCCGCGCTGTCCGAAGAGGGCTGTCCGTGCGGCAGGCGCGGGTGTCACCGGAGCTTTTCGGCGTGCTGCTGGCAGGTGACGCAGTGGGTGGCCCACGGCATGATCTCAAGCCGGGCGAGCGGGATCTGCTGTGCGCACCTGCCACAGGTCCCGAACGAGCCGTCCTGCAGCCGCTGCAGCGCGGAGGCCAGGCGCCCGGCCTGTTCGCTCAGGGCGGCTGTCACGATGTCGTGCTGGGCCGTGTCGCTGATCAGCGAACCGGCGTCGGCCATGTCGCCGGTGTCCTGGTGCGCGGCCTGGCGCAGATCACGGGTCTCGGCCGTCTGCGTCGCGATCTGTTCGAGGGTCTGCTGGTAGCGGTGCCGTAGCAGGTCGGCCACCTGCTCCAGGTCCAGGCCGTCGTCGACTGTCGTCATGGAACGCTCCTCGTTTCGGGCAGCCGCCGGCTCCGGCATGGGCTCCGGCATCCGGGTGAGACGCCGCGGCGGCATGAGAGATGCGACCCTACCGGCAGGAGCGACGTAGTCGACGAAGAAACACCGGACCTTTCGCGGGAGGTTCGCCGCCTGCCCGCGCGGCCCCCGGCGCTCGTCGGCCGGCTCCTGCCCGCGCCGCAGCGCGTCGAGGTGCTTCCGGGCGCGGTGTCAGCGGGCGGGACCGTACAACCGGGCGATGTCGGGCGAGTCGAGCCAGCCGCTGTAGGCGGGCCCCTGCGGCCAGCCCTCCGGGGAGTCCTGCCAGTCCTCCCGCCGCCCGTACGGCAGCACATCGATCAGGGAGAACGTGAACGTCAGCTGTTCCACCCCGCGACCGCTGGTGTGCCAGGTGCGGTACACGGTGTCGCCGTCGCGCAGGAACACGTTGAACGCGAAGCCGCCGCCGGGCGGTGCGTCGACGTCGGCCCCGAACGGGCTGTCGGCGGTCGAGTACCACGTCATCTTGTTGCCGACGCGCTCGGCGTAGGCGAGGGCCGCCTCGATCGGTCCCTGGGTGACGATCACGAACCGCGCGTCGTAGTTGTCGAGGAAGTCCAGCCGCGTGTACGACGACGTGAGGCTGGTGCAGCCGCCGCACTGCCACTGCGCGTCCGGGTCGGGGTCCCACATGTGGTTGTAGACGATCAGCTGCGATCTGCCGTCGAAGACGTCGGCGAACCGGACCGGTCCCTCGGCCCCGACCAGCGTGTAGTCGGGCATTCGCACCATGGGGAGCCTGCGCCGCTGGGCGGCGATCGCGTCGAGCTCCCTGGTGGCCGCCTTCTCGCGGGCGCGCAGCTCGTCCAGCTCCTTACGCCAGGTGGCGGAGTCGACGACGGGTGGCAGAGCAGTCATGACCAACATCTCCTTCGTTCGTCTCATCGACCGTATCCCCATAACCCGGCCACCGTGGTCTGCCACTCGCCGACACGGCGATCCGGTCGAGAAAGTGCCAGAGCGCCGCTGCTGCGAAAGTTGTCACTGCGTTGTGAAATACCCAACCCGGGCTCGCTGTACGTCGACCGTTTACACAGGTCAGGGCCACCGCCGGTGATCCCGGCCGGTTTCTGCTCCCAGGCCGGGGGTATCGGCGCGCCGTGGCCGCGACCTCAGCGGCACTTCTGGAGGTGACCACCATGGGTATCGGCGCAAGCATCTTCCTGATCGTGCTCGGCGCGATCTTCACGTTCGCGCTCGACTTCGAAGTCGCCGGCGTCGACATCGACGTCATCGGCTGGATCTTCATGATCGGCGGTGCGCTCGGCCTGCTGTTCACCGCGTTCATCTGGGGCCCGCGCAACCGTGCGCGGATCGTCAGCGAGCCGGCCGAGTACCGCCGGGTCGAGGAGCGCACCGAGATCTGACACGCCCGCGGCGCCCCGCCACCCGTGTGCGCGGGGCGCCGTCGGCAGGTGAGGAGGTTCGCGTGCGGCGTTTCGAGGTGGTCGCCAACCACGACGTGTGGGACGTGCTCGACGGCGACGACGTGGTCGGCATACACCCGCGCAAGCCGGATGCGCTCTGGCAGGCCATGACCGCGGCCCGCGCCAGCAGTCCCAGCCGCCTGTCCGTCATCGCCGCCGACGGCCAGGTCGAGAACACCACCGAGTTCCACCCCGGCGGCACCGCTGCGGCACAACCCGGACGGCGCTGGAGGTCGTCTCCGCCACAAGCGGATCCTGACAGCTCCTCAGCTGGGTAGCGATAGGTAGCGTCGGCACTGCCTGATGAGGATGTCGTAACCAGCCTGGCTTAGGTGCACCTCGTCATGGATGAACAGGTCCGCGGGCGGCGGTGCACCCAGTTTCAGCATTGGCCCCGCCGTGTCGATGAGACCAACCCTGGGGTGCTCCTCGGCTGTCTGGCGCATCCGTGCGTTGTACTCGGCGATTTGCTGCTCGACAGGCCAGAACCGGCGATGCGGGATGACTGTCATCAAACCGATCTGGATGTGCTCGTCCATCCCGAGCACGGTGTCCACGAACAACCTGAGGTTGCTCTCCACCTGGTCGACGGGTCGCAGGCTCGACAGATCGTTGCCGCCGGCATACATGATCACTGTGCGGGGAGCGGGCGAGCCGATCGCCACCACGGCGTTCGCGGCGACGTCGCGGATCATCGCACCACCGAAACCGCGGTTGCTGACCTGGACTTCAGGAAAGTCGTAGGCGAGCGTCGTCCACAGGCGGATGGTCGAACTGCCGTAGAACACCACGCGTTCGGGAGACGGCGGCATCACTCGGTCGAGGCGGGCGAACGCGTTCATCTCAGGATCCCAACGATCGGCCACCTGATGTCCTTTCGGTCGACGCTCAGCACCACGGGTTCGACTGCATGAGTTCGGCGGCCTCGGAGCCCGACATGTCCGCGCCGCGGAAGATCGGGTAGCTGGTGCCGAGCAGTTCCAACAAGAGCCGACAGTGCTCCACGATCGCCGCGTCAGTGTAACTGGCTGGAAAGGTGCTGACATCCAGGCTCGCGGTGGGCGGGAAGTAGCGGGCCGGGAACGGCGGACGGTAAAGGGCGTCCCAGACATTGACTGACTGGCCGGCGTACGGCGCGTGGCCGCT
The Catellatospora sp. IY07-71 DNA segment above includes these coding regions:
- a CDS encoding CocE/NonD family hydrolase, with translation MRLPHRVTLTVALLAAALPVPAAAASAAPSQAALAQIEERVYVESGVDSNGDGRLDRIAIDIARPSTGGPFPVVFEQSPYRNGLANAANHGVNVSALPQENLFSLVPGAPPTAGAGVAVARPVPDLPDWYDDYFVPKGYAVVLGHSLGTGASEGCPTSGDMQETRATTAVVDWLNGRARGFSASGAPVTASWSTGNVGMIGISYNGTLPNMAATTGVAGLKAIVPIAAISSWYDYYRADGLVVAPGGYQGEDADVLARAVLDRTDCTSRINQIEADQDRITGDWKQFWADRDYVGKADKVTAGVFVIHGQADWNVKGRHYAQWWDALRAADVPRKIWLHNGGHGTTSRTDYRATVERWFEYFLKGIDNGILTTPRAEVQFRDGTWRQYTDWPNPAAAEAVFKLDAASGTAPGGLTLGTPAGTSAQQFTDNGRTSTATTLVANPDSANGNRLVYRTGNLANAVTLTGSPRVSLRLAVTNRNDANVTALLVDYGGTGTSTTPVVVTRGWIDPQNRNSRATSEKVVQGTEYTLNFAMQPKDHVFAAGHRIGLVVISTDYDYTLRPPAGAVLRLNPAASTLTIAQTGLATGNDYAISVSPTAGATNPGGTLSATVTTAVTSGSGQNVALSAAGLPAGVTATFNPSTVAAGGTSALTLSTTASVTPGTYPITVTGTGTSATRTAVYTLTVNGAGGCRATNPADVAIPDAGAAVESTITISGCPGTASASSTAEVHIVHPYRGDLVVSLVAPDGTSYSLSNRSGGSADDIHQTYPVNLSGETANGTWRLRVQDAAAADVGRIDTWTLTVGP
- a CDS encoding low affinity iron permease family protein, which encodes MPSDITPGLGPFDRFATHASNFFSKAWFFSLCVLLVLIWAPSYFLIGDLDTWQLIINTATTIVTFLMVALLQNTQTRADKAVQHKLNAIADGLADLMDHIAEADDRPRLHADVEELKAAVGLETREGA
- a CDS encoding TraR/DksA C4-type zinc finger protein, yielding MTTVDDGLDLEQVADLLRHRYQQTLEQIATQTAETRDLRQAAHQDTGDMADAGSLISDTAQHDIVTAALSEQAGRLASALQRLQDGSFGTCGRCAQQIPLARLEIMPWATHCVTCQQHAEKLR
- a CDS encoding DUF899 family protein: MTALPPVVDSATWRKELDELRAREKAATRELDAIAAQRRRLPMVRMPDYTLVGAEGPVRFADVFDGRSQLIVYNHMWDPDPDAQWQCGGCTSLTSSYTRLDFLDNYDARFVIVTQGPIEAALAYAERVGNKMTWYSTADSPFGADVDAPPGGGFAFNVFLRDGDTVYRTWHTSGRGVEQLTFTFSLIDVLPYGRREDWQDSPEGWPQGPAYSGWLDSPDIARLYGPAR
- a CDS encoding DUF6458 family protein — its product is MGIGASIFLIVLGAIFTFALDFEVAGVDIDVIGWIFMIGGALGLLFTAFIWGPRNRARIVSEPAEYRRVEERTEI
- a CDS encoding GDSL-type esterase/lipase family protein translates to MNAFARLDRVMPPSPERVVFYGSSTIRLWTTLAYDFPEVQVSNRGFGGAMIRDVAANAVVAIGSPAPRTVIMYAGGNDLSSLRPVDQVESNLRLFVDTVLGMDEHIQIGLMTVIPHRRFWPVEQQIAEYNARMRQTAEEHPRVGLIDTAGPMLKLGAPPPADLFIHDEVHLSQAGYDILIRQCRRYLSLPS